aatatttttcttaGATGCATTTAACTAGAAAAGAACACAAATTCAAATTGAATACAGCTGGCCATATTGTACATGCATGGTTGGCACACCTGTGGGACTATGATGGCTGCATTGCTtgatatatttatttctatttcaTTATGATTCAGAAACCTAAAGTTCCTCTTTTCTTTccatgtgtaattttttttaaatgaagaaACAGAAAATAGGCCCCACGCCATCGTAGCATCGGCCGACCTTGGGCAATAGAAGCAGGACTAACATGATTTCTTTGCTCAAGTAAGCCTCATTTTGGGGAAAGCCCTTGCCAAACCACGATAAGATTACAAACGATTGCAACATACTAGGACACAGAAGGAATCTAGAATAGCTATTTTTAGTAGCATCGCAAAGGAAACCAGCAAATGCACAGCAGCTACTAGATGCTGATCAGAGACGATATATTTTGCTTCATACCTTTGGATTAGCTATTATCAGCCAAAGAGTGTCGTTGTTCCACAGCTAGAGATGGTAAGATGGCCAAAGCTTCACCTTCAAGAACAAGAAGCCGGCCATTCTTGAAGCACTTTGTTGTCAGTTTTGCCCTAAACAACAGATCCAAACACCAAGTAAAAAAGGCATGATCACTTTTCAGGTATTTGTTGCACTAGGCGATGGAACTTACAGATATTTCTTCTTGGTTTCTCTTAAATTAATAGCATGTATCTCTCCCAAAATTTCATCTCCAACATAGACAGGCGATCTGAATTGCAAGCTTTGGGAAACATATACAGCCCCAGGCTACAAAATATCCACATCCAACATTCAAAATGTCAGACAATACTCTAAAAGGTTCTTCTGAAAACTACAAGCTCAAACAAAGTATTCTAGGACTATCAACAAAATTCGTGGAAAAAAATAGGGGGTAAGAACCAAAAAAGACCCAAAACATGAGATAAAATATGTGTTGATTCTGGACTGATCTTCCATTAAGTCGCAAAAATCTTTAAACAAATGGATCTAGAAGATGGTGGTCAGCATATCTCTAACTACCATTTTAATTCCTACAATGTCTTTAATACAAATTTTTATTTCGATTTATTCTACTAATGTTATCCATTCTTCCAGTGGTTTGTTGTCATCAAAAGTCAATCATTAACAGTACTTTCAATTCTTTACTCCAATGATGAGATATGTCAACAAATAGAACAAATGCATCACTTACAAAATAGGAGGAAATAATCCGAGGAAATAGCGAAGCAACAAGCATCCCATGAACTAGGCGATCCTCAAATCCAGCATTTTGAGCAACTTCAGAATCAAAATGCAGAGGATTTGAGTCATGGCTCACTTTAGCATAGTCGACAACATCCTGTGTCGTAAATACTCTTGTTTCACTCAAGACGTCTCCAATTTTAAGCACATTCGGTGCTGATGAGGAAAATTGCCTCAAGATGGGAGCATTG
This genomic stretch from Tripterygium wilfordii isolate XIE 37 chromosome 22, ASM1340144v1, whole genome shotgun sequence harbors:
- the LOC119992077 gene encoding (R)-specific enoyl-CoA hydratase, giving the protein MFCKGLLTINAPILRQFSSSAPNVLKIGDVLSETRVFTTQDVVDYAKVSHDSNPLHFDSEVAQNAGFEDRLVHGMLVASLFPRIISSYFPGAVYVSQSLQFRSPVYVGDEILGEIHAINLRETKKKYLAKLTTKCFKNGRLLVLEGEALAILPSLAVEQRHSLADNS